One stretch of Oncorhynchus clarkii lewisi isolate Uvic-CL-2024 chromosome 1, UVic_Ocla_1.0, whole genome shotgun sequence DNA includes these proteins:
- the LOC139417242 gene encoding polymeric immunoglobulin receptor-like isoform X2, translating to MGFMSSWVKLKYLNVFSVVVSTDTQSVSTVSHVSVKQGGSITIPCLYNQRYRNNVKYGCRGYNWLGCSTVVRTDHPKTSGKTSVSDDINQRVFTVTMTSLSLSDSDYYWCIVERKIKADDGDRLQISVTPGTPELYVDQQQITGVVGGSVTVLCYYSSQGSSGRWCRMGGSCVAAGHYGALDGTFLKLVQEQRETTNGYVLMVNMSGLMMKNTGWYWCEKGKLQMPVHITVNQPTTTQSTTANQNNGGTDETQQEKDQRLERMFFYLLKAGSVLPFLLCTIIAVVKFRENRHQDDTKDALTPESCFWRNLPTVCTKYFFPERNNNTLSVQNIMKESLQ from the exons ATGGGATTTATGAGCAGCTGGGTAAAATTAAAGTACCTAAATGTGTTCTCTGTTgttgtgtctacagatacacagAGTGTGTCCACAGTGAGTCATGTGTCTGTAAAGCAAGGAGGCTCCATCACCATCCCATGTCTCTATAATCAGAGATATAGAAACAATGTGAAATACGGGTGTAGGGGATATAATTGGTTAGGTTGCTCTACTGTAGTACGCACTGACCATCCTAAGACCAGTGGAAAGACCTCAGTGTCTGATGACATCAACCAGCGAGTCTTCACTGTGACCATGACAAGTCTTAGTCTTAGTGATTCTGATTATTACTGGTGTATTGTGGAGAGGAAGATCAAGGCAGATGATGGGGATAGACTGCAGATATCTGTTACTCCAG GTACTCCAGAACTCTATGTGGACCAACAACAAATTACTGGAGTTGTAGGAGGGAGTGTCACTGTGCTCTGTTACTATAGTTCACAAGGAAGCAGTGGGAGGTGGTGCAGGATGGGAGGCTCTTGTGTGGCTGCTGGACATTATGGGGCTTTAGATGGAACATTTTTGAAGTTAGtgcaggaacagagagaaaccACCAACGGTTATGTCTTAATGGTGAATATGAGTGGATTGATGATGAAGAACACTGGCTGGTACTGGTGCGAAAAGGGAAAACTACAGATGCCTGTTCATATCACTGTCAATCAACCAACCACAACACAGAGCACCACCGCAA ACCAGAACAATGGGGGAACTGACGAGACGCAACAAGAGAAGGACCAGAG ATTGGAACGCATGTTCTTCTACCTGTTGAAAGCTGGAAGTGTACTGCCCTTCCTCCTGTGCACCATCATTGCTGTGGTGAAGTTCAGGGAAAACAGACATCAAGATGATACCAAGGATGCATTGACACCAGAGAGTTGTTTCTGGAGAAATTTACCAACAGTTTGCACCAAATACTTTTTCCCcgaaagaaacaacaacacactgagtgtacaaaacattatgaaggAATcactacagtaa
- the LOC139417242 gene encoding polymeric immunoglobulin receptor-like isoform X1, translated as MAPHLLLVLRILFFLTGVSDTQSVSTVSHVSVKQGGSITIPCLYNQRYRNNVKYGCRGYNWLGCSTVVRTDHPKTSGKTSVSDDINQRVFTVTMTSLSLSDSDYYWCIVERKIKADDGDRLQISVTPGTPELYVDQQQITGVVGGSVTVLCYYSSQGSSGRWCRMGGSCVAAGHYGALDGTFLKLVQEQRETTNGYVLMVNMSGLMMKNTGWYWCEKGKLQMPVHITVNQPTTTQSTTATTQTLTSHQGSLSRFYTSQPTVTPSVPTDQNNGGTDETQQEKDQRLERMFFYLLKAGSVLPFLLCTIIAVVKFRENRHQDDTKDALTPESCFWRNLPTVCTKYFFPERNNNTLSVQNIMKESLQ; from the exons ATGGCTCCACATCTCCTCCTTGTCCTGCGCATCCTGTTCTTCCTCACTGGAGTCTCAG atacacagAGTGTGTCCACAGTGAGTCATGTGTCTGTAAAGCAAGGAGGCTCCATCACCATCCCATGTCTCTATAATCAGAGATATAGAAACAATGTGAAATACGGGTGTAGGGGATATAATTGGTTAGGTTGCTCTACTGTAGTACGCACTGACCATCCTAAGACCAGTGGAAAGACCTCAGTGTCTGATGACATCAACCAGCGAGTCTTCACTGTGACCATGACAAGTCTTAGTCTTAGTGATTCTGATTATTACTGGTGTATTGTGGAGAGGAAGATCAAGGCAGATGATGGGGATAGACTGCAGATATCTGTTACTCCAG GTACTCCAGAACTCTATGTGGACCAACAACAAATTACTGGAGTTGTAGGAGGGAGTGTCACTGTGCTCTGTTACTATAGTTCACAAGGAAGCAGTGGGAGGTGGTGCAGGATGGGAGGCTCTTGTGTGGCTGCTGGACATTATGGGGCTTTAGATGGAACATTTTTGAAGTTAGtgcaggaacagagagaaaccACCAACGGTTATGTCTTAATGGTGAATATGAGTGGATTGATGATGAAGAACACTGGCTGGTACTGGTGCGAAAAGGGAAAACTACAGATGCCTGTTCATATCACTGTCAATCAACCAACCACAACACAGAGCACCACCGCAA CGACACAAACTCTGACCTCTCACCAAGGCTCACTATCCAGATTTTACACATCTCAGCCCACAGTCACCCCTTCTGTTCCCACAGACCAGAACAATGGGGGAACTGACGAGACGCAACAAGAGAAGGACCAGAG ATTGGAACGCATGTTCTTCTACCTGTTGAAAGCTGGAAGTGTACTGCCCTTCCTCCTGTGCACCATCATTGCTGTGGTGAAGTTCAGGGAAAACAGACATCAAGATGATACCAAGGATGCATTGACACCAGAGAGTTGTTTCTGGAGAAATTTACCAACAGTTTGCACCAAATACTTTTTCCCcgaaagaaacaacaacacactgagtgtacaaaacattatgaaggAATcactacagtaa